One genomic window of Caenorhabditis elegans chromosome I includes the following:
- the rps-6 gene encoding Small ribosomal subunit protein eS6 (Confirmed by transcript evidence): MRLNFAYPATGLQKSFEVDEEKKLRLFFEKRMSQEVAIDALGDEWKGYVVRIGGGNDKQGFPMKQGILTNGRVRLLLKKGQSCYRERKNGERKRKSVRGCIVDANMSALSLVIVKKGDGEIEGLTDSVLPRKLGPKRASKIRKLFNLTKHDDVTKYVITHDKTFPDGVTKTIAPKIQRLITPARIARKKYLLRQKRNQKIKMRDDAAAYHKLLAKYSKEEHDAKIARRRSSASHHSESEVKKTSKK; encoded by the exons ATGAGACTTAACTTCGCCTACCCAGCCACCGGGCTCCAAAAGTCGTTCGAGGTCGATGAGGAGAAGAAGCTTCGCCTCTTCTTCGAGAAGCGCATGTCCCAGGAGGTCGCCATCGATGCTCTCGGTGACGAGTGGAAG GGATATGTCGTCAGAATCGGAGGAGGAAACGACAAGCAGGGATTCCCAATGAAGCAAGGAATTCTCACCAACGGACGTGTTCGTCTTCTCTTGAAGAAGGGACAATCCTGCTACCGTGAGCGCAAGAACGGAGAGCGCAAGAGAAAGTCCGTCCGTGGATGCATCGTCGACGCCAACATGTCCGCTCTTTCCCTCGTCATCGTGAAGAAGGGAGATGGAGAGATCGAAGGACTCACCGACTCCGTTCTCCCACGCAAGCTCGGACCAAAGAGAGCCTCCAAGATCCGCAAGCTCTTCAACTTGACCAAGCACGACGATGTCACCAAATACGTCATCACCCACGACAAGACCTTCCCAGATG GAGTCACCAAGACCATCGCACCAAAGATCCAGCGTCTCATCACCCCAGCTCGTATCGCCAGAAAGAAGTACCTTCTCCGCCAGAAGCGCAACCAGAAGATCAAGATGCGCGATGACGCCGCTGCCTACCACAAGCTCCTCGCCAAGTACTCCAAGGAAGAGCACGACGCCAAGATCGCCCGCAGACGCTCTTCGGCTTCCCATCACTCCGAGTCCGAGGTCAAGAAGACCAGCAAGAAGTAA